One Indicator indicator isolate 239-I01 chromosome Z, UM_Iind_1.1, whole genome shotgun sequence genomic window carries:
- the PLAA gene encoding phospholipase A-2-activating protein, whose protein sequence is MASEGGAYRLRCSLVGHGQDVRGLTSSLFPQGGFVSVSRDRTARLWTPDGPTRAFTEMHCMSGHSNFVACVCIIPPSDLYPRGLIATGGNDHNICIFTVDNPAPHYTLKGHKNTVCSLSSGKFGTLLSGSWDTTAKVWLNDRCMMTLQGHTAAIWAVKILPEQGLMLTGSADKTIKLWKAGRCERTFTGHEDCVRGLAILSDTEFLSCANDASVRRWQISGKCLQVYYGHTNYIYSISVFPHCKDFVTTGEDRSLRIWKQGECAQTIRLPAQSVWCCCVLDNGDIVVGASDGIIRVFTESLERTASAEEIQAFENELSQSSIDPKTGDLGDINAEDLPGREHLKDPGTRDGQTRLIKDDGKVEAYQWSVSEGRWIKIGDVVGSSGATQQTSGKVLFEGKEYDYVFTIDVNENGPSYKVPYNITDDPWLTAYNFLQKNDLNPMFLDQVAKFIMDNTKGQTLLSASSEFSDPFTGAGRYVPGSSSGSSTMPAADPFTGAGRYVPGSASNAVAPVGWVDPYTGMGAYQSAAAKAENIYFPKKDAVTFDQANPMQILGKLKELNGSATEEHKLTEDDLIILEKLLSATCNTSAETPTAQQIQTLWRAIHWPEDIVFPALDILRLSVRHPTVNENFCSEKDHVQFIIHLLKFLNPKGKQANQLLALRALCNCFVSQAGQKLMMEQRDEIMTQAIEMRLGNNKNVHIALATLTLNYAVCLHKDNNIEGKAQCLSVISTIMEVVQDLEAVFRLLVALGTLISDDTNAVQLAKSLGVDSQIKKYASVSEPAKVKECCRFVLNLL, encoded by the exons ATGGCGAGCGAGGGCGGCGCGTACCGGCTTCGCTGCTCCTTGGTTGGGCATGGGCAGGACGTGCGAGGCCTGACCAGCAGCCTTTTCCCACAGGGTGGTTTCGTGTCTGTCTCCCGGGATCGAACTGCGCGTCTCTGGACTCCTGATGG TCCTACCAGGGCATTTACTGAAATGCACTGCATGAGTGGCCACTCAAATTTTGTAGCTTGTGTGTGCATCATACCTCCAAGTGACCTCTATCCTCGTGGGCTGATTGCAACTGGTGGCAATGATCATAATATTTGCATTTTCACAGTTGATAACCCAGCGCCCCATTATACCCTGAAGGGTCATAAGAACACAG TTTGCAGCCTTTCATCAGGGAAATTTGGCACATTATTGAGTGGATCCTGGGACACCACAGCCAAAGTGTGGTTGAATGACAGATGTATGATGACATTGCAG GGTCACACAGCTGCAATCTGGGCAGTGAAAATACTTCCTGAACAAGGCTTAATGTTGACTGGGTCAGCTGACAAAACCATTAAACTGTGGAAGGCAGGCAGATGTGAAAGGACGTTCACTG GACATGAAGATTGTGTGAGAGGCTTGGCTATTCTCAGTGATACAGAATTCCTTTCCTGTGCTAATGATGCTAGTGTCCGAAGATGGCAGATCTCTGGCAAATGTCTGCAGGTGTACTATGGACATACAAATTATATATACAGCATCTCTGTCTTCCCTCACTGTAAAG attTTGTAACTACTGGAGAGGATAGATCTCTTAGAATATGGAAACAAGGCGAATGTGCGCAAACAATCAGACTCCCAGCTCAGTCTGTatggtgctgctgtgttttaGACAATGGTGACATCGTAGTTGGTGCAAG CGATGGAATTATAAGAGTGTTTACAGAGTCTTTGGAACGTACAGCAAGTGCTGAGGAGATTCAAGCTTTTGAAAATGAGCTTTCCCAATCATCCATTGATCCCAAAACTGGTGATTTAGGAGATATTAATGCTGAAGACCTTCCTGGAAGAGAACATCTTAAGGATCCCG GAACAAGAGATGGACAGACACGGCTTATTAAAGATGATGGGAAAGTAGAAGCCTACCAGTGGAGTGTTAGTGAAGGAAGATGGATAAAGATTGGTGATGTTGTTGGTTCTTCTGGAGCCACACAACAAACATCTGGAAAGGTTTTATTTGAAGGAAAG GAGTATGACTATGTTTTCACTATTGATGTAAATGAAAATGGGCCTTCCTACAAAGTGCCATATAATATCACTGATGATCCATGGCTGACTGCATACAACTTCCTGCAAAAGAATGATCTCAATCCCATGTTTCTGGATCAAGTGGCCAAGTTTATTATGGACAATACTAAAGGGCAAACACTGCTGAGTGCAAGTTCTGAATTTTCAGATCCATTTACAG GTGCTGGACGTTATGTTCCAGGCTCTTCATCTGGATCAAGTACCATGCCTGCAGCAGATCCATTTACAG GTGCTGGTCGCTATGTTCCTGGTTCAGCATCAAATGCAGTGGCTCCAGTGGGTTGGGTTGATCCATATACAG GAATGGGTGCCTACCAGTCAGCTGCAGCTAaagctgaaaatatttattttccaaagaaGGATGCTGTGACCTTTGACCAGGCTAATCCTATGCAGATACTGG GCAAGTTAAAGGAACTTAATGGCAGTGCAACTGAAGAACATAAACTTACAGAAGACGACTTGATAATCCTAGAAAAGTTACTGTCAGCAACATGCAACACCTCTGCAGAAACACCTACAGCACAGCAAATTCAGACTTTATGGAGAGCCATTCACTGGCCAGAAG aTATTGTCTTTCCAGCCCTAGACATTCTTAGGTTGTCTGTCAGGCATCCCACAGTGAATGAGAACTTCTGCAGTGAAAAGGATCATGTACAATTTATCATCCACCTTCTTAAATTTCTGAACCCTAAAGGCAAGCAAGCAAACCAGCTGTTGGCACTTAGAGCTCTTTGCAATTGTTTTGTCAGCCAGGCAGGCCAGAAGCTCATGATGGAACAGAGGGATGAAATAATGACACAAGCAATAGAAATGAGATTGGGCAATAATAAGAATGTCCACATTGCACTTGCCACACTGACACTGAACTATGCTGTATGTTTACATAAAGACAACAACATTGAGGGGAAAGCTCAATGTTTATCAGTAATCAGCACAATTATGGAAGTTGTTCAAGATCTTGAAGCTGTTTTTAGACTCCTTGTGGCTCTTGGGACGTTAATCAGTGATGATACAAATGCTGTGCAATTAGCTAAGTCTCTTGGAGTTGActctcaaataaaaaaatatgccTCTGTATCAGAACCAGCTAAAGTAAAAGAGTGCTGTAGGTTTGTTCTTAATCTGCTCtag